One window of the Rhipicephalus microplus isolate Deutch F79 chromosome 2, USDA_Rmic, whole genome shotgun sequence genome contains the following:
- the LOC142789577 gene encoding uncharacterized protein LOC142789577, whose product MTDDYSSVGHARPSSGTTKKLYQRAVAGPSDGSFQKEEQEPRCLDSKTLDTPTFHSSERSRNHVKSHSREATSRPSSCSPKKTVIEPQLPEDLKYAVHEGIDENTTVDEKTRAIKSSSPAPVTQNQIAACATACNSQSCREENSSLAATSYSSTTSRALWRSCDGCSHSSADAPHTQKVRRTPESCEKGHPGYTLLLGKEANLSIASTKHVVWRIASVARQKGPPHLHTTNSRWLSEGREPGQKLGQRPPKPYFWRASPPRQRAPLERGQAYFIPSMSPGDWCHLTARGAVPAETTRFTSPRRRGHFVCSATEHAVGKPQVLLTLTLRLFLGRKKKDVTLTCVFCLAFRAT is encoded by the exons ATGACGGACGACTATTCGAGCGTCGGCCACGCCCGTCCCAGCTCAGGAACCACCAAAAAGCTCTACCAGAGAGCGGTTGCTGGACCGTCCGATGGTTCATTCCAGAAAGAAGAGCAGGAGCCACGGTGTTTGGATTCCAAAACGCTTGACACCCCAACGTTCCACTCCTCGGAACGTAGCCGTAATCACGTCAAGTCGCACTCCAGAGAAGCCACGTCACGGCCGTCGAGCTGCTCTCCGAAGAAAACCGTCATTGAGCCTCAGCTGCCGGAAGACCTGAAATATGCAGTCCATGAAGGAATTGATGAGAACACCACCGTGGACGAAAAGACACGAGCTATCAAAAGCAGTTCGCCGGCCCCAGTGACACAGAATCAAATAGCTGCTTGTGCCACGGCGTGTAACTCACAATCCTGCAGGGAAGAAAACTCATCACTTGCTGCGACCAGTTATTCGTCGACGACATCACGTGCGTTGTGGCGGTCGTGTGATGGATGTTCACACTCATCCGCCGATGCCCCTCACACGCAGAAGGTCAGAAGGACTCCGGAGTCATGTGAAAAAGGGCATCCTGGCTATACTCTTCTGCTCGGAAAGGAAGCGAATCTTTCAATTGCCTCTACCAAGCACGTAGTGTGGCGAATCGCCTCTGTTGCCCGACAAAAAGGACCACCCCACTTGCACACGACGAACTCCAGGTGGCTATCTGAAGGCAGAGAACCCGGACAAAAGTTGGGCCAGCGTCCTCCGAAGCCGTACTTCTGGCGTGCATCACCGCCGCGGCAACGTGCGCCTCTGGAACGCGGCCAGGCTTACTTCATTCCGTCGATGAGCCCGGGAGACTGG TGCCATCTTACGGCGCGCGGAGCAGTCCCCGCTGAGACGACCCGCTTCACAAGTCCGCGGCGGCGGGGACATTTCGTCTGCTCCGCAACGGAGCACGCCGTTGGGAAGCCGCAAGTTCTGTTGACTCTTACCTTGAGACTGTTCctcggaagaaagaaaaaagatgtcACGCTCACTTGCG TTTTCTGCCTGGCCTTCCGAGCCACATAG